TCCTTGCCTTTCAGCCGTTTGCCGGTCTCATCCTTAGTGGGAGCCTCCACGGGCGGAAACAGGCCGAAATTGACATTCATCGGCTGGAAGGAGCTCGGTTTCCCGGCACCGTCATCGCGCGAAATGTGCCCCCCGGTGATGTGGCCGAGAAGGGCGCCCATTGCCGTGGTCTCGGGTGGTGCAATGATTTCGCGGCCATTTGCCTCCATCACGGAGAACAGGCCGGCGAGACAGCCGACGCTGGCCGATTCCACATATCCTTCGCAGCCGGTGATCTGACCGGCAAACCTGAGACGTGGGGCGGCCTTCAGCTGCAGCGAGCCGTCGAGAACCTTCGGTGAATTGAGGAACGTGTTGCGATGCAATCCGCCAAGGCGGGCAAACTGGGCATTCTCCAGGCCCGGGATCATGCGGAAGATGTCGGCCTGGGCACCGTATTTCAGTTTGGTCTGAAACCCGACCATGTTGTAGAGCGTGCCGAGCGCGTTGTCCTGGCGCAGCTGCACCACCGCATAGGCCTTGACGTCCGGATTGTGCGCATTGGTCAGACCCATGGGTTTCATCGGCCCGTGGCGCAGCGTCTCGCGCCCGCGCGCGGCCATCACTTCAATCGGCAGGCAGCCGTCAAAATAGGGTGTGCCTTCCCATTCCTTGAAGTCGGCGGTGTCGCCTGTCAGTAGCGCGTCGATAAAGGCCTCGTACTGGTCCTTGTCCATCGGACAGTTGAGGTAGTCCTTGCCCGTACCGCCGGGGCCTACCTTGTCATAGCGCGACTGGAACCAGGCTTTCGACAGGTCGACGCTGTCAAAATGGACGATCGGTGCAATGGCGTCGAAGAAGGCGAGCGCGTCCTCGCCGCTTTTTTCAAGAACAGCCTGGGACAGGGCAGGCGACGTGAGCGGGCCGGTGGCGATGATGACCTTGTCCCAGTCCGCCGGAGGCAGACCGGCAATTTCCTGGCGATCGATCGTCACGCGCGGATGATCTTCAAGGGCCTTGGTAACCGCGTCGGAAAACCCGTCCCGATCCACGGCAAGCGCGCTGCCGGCAGGAACCTGATGGGCATCGGCACAGGCCATGATCAGGGAGCCAAGCTGGCGCAATTCGTGGTGGATCAATCCTACTGCGTTCTGTTCGGAATCATCGGATCGAAAGGAGTTGGAACACACCAGTTCGGCAAGTCCGTCCGTCTGGTGGGCGTCGGTCTTGCGGACCGGCCGCATTTCATGCAGCACAACGTCAAGACCGGCCTGTGCGATTTGCCAGGCAGCCTCGGAGCCTGCAAGACCGCCGCCGATGACATGAATGGGGCTCATATTTGTTCCCTGGAATAAGCGGGCATGCGCGGATGAAACCAGGTTCCAGCGGAGCAGGCCAAACAACAGTTTGCAGCCCTGATACAGATTACCGGCGCATTGCGCAACGATGGCAGCGGGATCACGGCAGCTCAGGGGGCAGAAACGAAAAAACGCTCGCCGGTGGGAGGAGGATCCGGCGAGCGTTTTTATGAAACTGCGTCCCCGAAGGGGCGCAGGCTTTGCAATCCGTTGGCTGGGAGGAGGATGCCGCGGGACTGCGAAACTTTTTATTTCGCGGACTGGCGCGCGTAATGCGCAATGTCGCCGCGGGCAATGCCCAGGTCGTTCAGTTCACGATTGGACAGGTTGGACAGCTCGTCATAGGTCTGACGGAAGCGTTTCCAGTTGTTGAATTTGCGAACAACAGTATCGATCATGCTTTAGGCCTTTCGCTTTATCTCTTGGCCATGGCACCGCGGATCGGCGTCTGGCCCGTTCGTCTTGATGACTGGAAGATAGGGATATTGTGCACTGCGAGGTAGAGGGGAAATCGCGAAGCAGCTATGCAGAAAATGCAGGTTTATAAACGGTTAAACCGCTAATTGATCCATAATTGATCCCGCCTGGCGCATAGCTGCGCGCATTTCATGCTGCATATGCGAAGGGTTGGGCTATCTGAAACGGAAAAAGCCCTCCTGAACTGGAAGGCAATCGGCGGCTCTGCACCGCGTTGGCAGGTCTGTATCTCTTCGCTTGAGGTGACAAGTTCGCAAGCGCAAACCGAAGCTACGCCGGCACGTCTGTCGCACGCACGTATTTGTCACCACATGCTCAGCAAGGATGCTTCATGGCTAGCGGAGGTCGGGAAGGTCAGGAAGAAAATCCAAACGCCAGACAAACGAACGCCCGCCAGTGGGAGGAGGTACTGACGGGCGTCGTTTCGACGTGACAGGGCTGGGAGGAGGATGCCCTGCGTGTCACACGCCCGTCGGCTGGGAGGAGGATGCCTAGGGACGCGATTCTATATGTGTCAGCCGTTGTGACGGCGAGCGACGAATTTGATGTCGCTCCGGCTGATGCCGAGGTCGGCGAGCTCACGCTGGGAAAGGCGGGACAATTCGTCAACCGCGCGGCGGTAGCTTACCCAGTTGTTGTAGCGTTGGCGCACTGTGTCGAACATTTTGTTTTTCCTTATTTACCGAAACGCAGCTGCGTTCCGCGCCGTTGTTGATCCCTATATATTTCACCGCCCGAATTTAAAGAAGTGCCATATCTGCAAGTCTGATATGCATGTGGTGCAATGCAGCAAAAATTGAAGATGCTTTGCGCAGGTGATTCGAAAAAGTGTCATGAAAACAAAAGGCAGAGCCAGTGTGCGCTGCAAACTGGTTCTGCCGTTGGGGCACTTCAGGTCGGGTGTTTATTCGGCCGCATCCGGAGCGCGCTGAGGCCGGCGCTGCAGCAGTTCCTGCAGGAACTGACCGGTATAACTCGCCTGGACTTCAGCAACGTCCTCCGGCCGCCCGGCCGCGACAACGGTGCCGCCGCCATCGCCGCCTTCCGGGCCGAGATCGATGATCCAGTCCGCCGTCTTGATCACTTCCAGATTGTGCTCGATCACAAGAACGGTGTTGCCCTGGTCGACCAGCTCGTGCAGCACGTCCAGCAGTTTGGCAACGTCGTGGAAGTGAAGCCCAGTGGTCGGTTCATCCAGGATATAGAGCGTCCGGCCCGTGGACCGCTTGGAGAGTTCCTTGGCGAGCTTGACCCGCTGCGCCTCACCACCGGAAAGCGTTGTCGCCTGCTGACCGACCTTGATATAGCCAAGACCTACCCGGGCAAGGGTTTCCATCTTGTCACGCACGGAAGGAACGGCTGAGAAAAACTCGGCGGCTTCCTCCACGGTCATGTCGAGGACATCGGCGATCGACTTGCCCTTGAACTCAACTTCCAGCGTCTCGCGATTGTAGCGTTTGCCCTTGCAGACGTCGCAGGTGACATAGACGTCCGGCAAGAAGTGCATTTCGATCTTGATGACACCGTCGCCCTGACAGGCTTCGCAGCGGCCCCCCTTGACGTTGAAGGAGAACCGGCCCGGCTGATAGCCGCGCGCCTTGGCTTCCGGCATGCCGGCGAACCATTCGCGGATCGGCGTGAACGCCCCGGTATATGTGGCCGGGTTCGAACGCGGTGTCCGCCCGATGGGCGACTGGTCAATGTCGATCACCTTGTCGAGCACTTCCAGGCCCTCGATGCGGTCATGCGGAGCCGGATTGTCGCGAGCGCCGTTGAGACGCCGTGCCGCGGCCTTGTAGAGCGTGTCGACCAGGAAGGTGGACTTGCCCCCGCCAGAAACGCCCGTGACGCAGGTGAAGGTGCTCAGCGGCACGTCGACATCAAGGTCCTTCAGATTGTTGCCGCGCGCGCCGCGCACGGAAATCTGGCGCTTCTTGTTGATTTTCCTGCGCTCATCCGCGCGCGAAATCATCATTGCACCGGACAGATATTGCCCTGTGAGGGACGCCGGGTTTGCCATGACTTCCGCCGGTGTGCCCTTGGCAACGACTTCGCCGCCATGAACACCGGCGCCCGGACCGACATCCACCACATAATCGGCCGTCAGGACGGCATCTTCGTCATGTTCCACGACAATCACGGTGTTGCCGAGGTCGCGCAGGTGCTTCAGCGTTTCCAGAAGCCGGGCATTGTCGCGCTGATGCAGGCCAATGGACGGTTCGTCGAGAACGTAAAGCACACCGGTGAGCCCGGATCCGATCTGGGAGGCCAGACGAATGCGCTGGCTTTCACCGCCGGACAGCGTGCCGGAGGCCCGTGACAGGGTCAGGTATTCCAGTCCGACATCATTGAGAAACTTCAGGCGTTCGCGGATTTCCTTCAGGATGCGGCCGGCAATCTCGGTCTGTTTTTCATTGAGCTGGCCCGGCAGCGTTTCAAACCAGTCGCTGGCCTGGCGGATGGAGTATTCGGTCACTTCTCCGATGTGCTTGCCGGCGATTTTCACGGCCAGTGCTTCCGGTTTCAGGCGGAAGCCGTTGCAGGCCGGGCAGGCGTGGTCCGACTGGAAGCGGGCCAGTTCTTCCCGCACCCAGGTCGATTCCGTTTCGCGCCAGCGCCGTTCAATATTGCCGATGACACCTTCAAAGGTCTTCTCAGTCCGGTAGGAGCGGACGCCGTCGTCATAAACAAACTCGATCGCGGTCTTGCCCGTGCCGTGCAAGATCGCGTCCTGAACCTCTGCGGGAAGGTCCTTCCAGGGCGTTGCCATGGAGACGTCAAAGTGACTGCACAAGGCCTCCAGGGTCTGGGCATAATAAGGGGAGGTGGAACCGGTCTTGGCCCAGGGCAGCACGGCCCCTTCGCGCAGCGACAGGGAATGATCCGGAACGACCAGGTCTTCCTCGAACGCAAGGGTCGTGCCCAGGCCGTCACAGGTTGGGCAGGCGCCGAAAGGGTTGTTGAACGAAAAGAGGCGCGGTTCGATTTCCGCAATGGTGAAACCGGACACCGGGCAGGCAAACTTCTCAGAGAAGATAAGCCGCTCCGGGTCGCCGTTCTCGTCGGTCTTGTCGGCAAATTCGGCGATGGCGATGCCGTCGGCGAGCTTCAGCGCCGTTTCGAGGGAATCTGCAAGCCGGCCGGCGATATCATCGCGCACGACAAGCCGGTCCACGACCACATCGATGTCGTGCTTGAACTTCTTGTCGAGGGCAGGGGCATCGGCAATCTCATAGAAGGTGCCGTCGATCTTGACCCGCTGAAAGCCCTTCTTCATGAGTTCGGCCAGCTCTTTGCGGTATTCGCCCTTGCGGCCGCGGACCATTGGGGCCAGCAGATAAAGTCTTGCACCTTCGTCCAGGGCAAGCACACGATCGACCATCTGGCTGACTGTCTGGCTTACGATCGGCAGTCCCGTGGCGGGTGAATAGGGAATGCCGACGCGCGCGAACAACAGGCGCATATAGTCATAGATTTCGGTCACGGTGCCGACGGTGGACCGCGGGTTCCGGGACGTTGTCTTCTGCTCGATCGAAATGGCCGGAGACAGGCCATCGATCTGGTCGACATCCGGTTTCTGCATCATTTCCAGAAACTGCCGGGCATAGGCCGACAGGCTTTCCACATACCGGCGTTGGCCTTCGGCATAGATCGTGTCGAAAGCCAGGGAAGACTTGCCCGACCCGGACAGACCGGTCATCACGATGAGCTTGTTGCGCGGCAGATCGAGATCGACCCCCTTCAGGTTATGTTCCCTTGCGCCACGAATGCTGAGCATCTTGGTGGGGTCGTTTTTCCAGCTGTCATCCGGCTTTGCGCCTTTGGATGTCGTCATTGCCATTCTTCCTGATCTTCTGCGTGACGCCGTCAACAACGTCGCGGACGCCTGGATGTGAGGTCACCAAACCGTCCGTTTGCACCGATATAGCAGTTTCGCGCTGCGCTTCCAGCAGGGCGTGGTCGAGTGGCAGCAAATTCCGGCTTTCCCTGCATCGACCAATTGAATCGGTTGTACAGAAGTGATAAGAACAAAACAAGTACATAGCCCAGGTTGCGTCAGGAAGATCTCCGCTGCAGCGGTGCCGAAGCGTGACGCGGTGAGCCTTGTCGTCCTGACAAAAAAATTGACGCAGGGGAACAAAAGCGGGGCAAACTGTAACGAGGTGCAATCAGGGGTGGTGGTGCTGCTGCCGAAACTGTTGCCTCGGCAAGGATTGTCAGTCCTTCGACCGGTGCTGCCTTGTGGAAAATGGGTGAAGGTGCCGGAAAATGAAGGCGAGGCGGTTGGCGGGCCGCTAGGGTTCTGGTTTCTAGCAGCAAGGCTGGCAGCGCAAGGAAACAAGATAATGAACGGCCGGATTGCAGAGGCGGTTCGGCAGCGCTGAAAGAGAACAACAGGAGTGCAGAATGGCGGGCAGCGTCAACAAAGTCATCTTGGTCGGCAATCTTGGGGCCGATCCGGAAATTCGGCGAACCCAGGACGGGCGACCGATCGCCAATCTGCGGATCGCTACGTCAGAATCCTGGCGCGACCGGAACAGCGGCGAACGTCGCGAGAAAACGGAGTGGCACCGTGTGGTGATCTTCAACGAAGGTCTTTGCAAGGTTGCCGAGAGTTACCTGCGCAAGGGATCCAAGGTCTATCTCGAAGGCCAGTTGCAGACACGCAAATGGCAGGACCAATCCGGTCAGGACAGGTATTCCACGGAAGTGGTCCTGCAGGGTTTCAATTCAAACCTCACCATGCTGGATGGCCGCGGTGAAGGTGCCGGTGCCGGCGGCGGTCTTCCGGACTATGGCAATGACAGCCAGGGCGGCGGCGGAGGCGGCTTCGGTGGCGGCTCTGGTGGCAGCTTCGGCGGTGGCGGAAGCGGCGGCGGCTATGGCAGCGGTTCCAGCGGTGGTGGTTATGGCGGTCCCTCCGGTGGCGGCGGCGGCCCGATGGATGACGAAATTCCGTTCTGATTTGACACGCTTTGCCGGATGGCCGCATGAGGCCGTCCGGTTTCCAGTTTAGCCGCCGATTGTTGGATCATAAGGCGTGCGCGGATCATCCACGCCGCCATAATATTCTTTCGGTGTGCCGAGGCCGCAGTGATAAACGGCTTCTTCTGCACTCGTGTTGCCGCCTGTGATCGGCGCGCCGTTATAATGCGCCAGCTCGTGAATGAGCGTTGCAAGCACCATCCAGCGCCCCATGTTGAACGCCCGGTCTCCAACGGCGATTTCCCCGGATGGGGCATGGATCTCTCCGTGCAGCGGCGAGATCGTCGGTCCGTAATTGACCCAGATGCGACTGTCGTTGATGAGACTGGTCAGGCTGCGGCCCTTCGGCAGCGTTCGGAAATAGGCGTTACAGGACGGGTTGTTCTGCACCATTTTGAACAGCTTGGACCGCGCCCATTTCAGTTGTGAATACTGCGAGGCGTTGAACTTCTTGTATTTCAAGACGGGCGACACATGATCTCCGACATTGAACTGGAACGGCATCTTTCACTCCGGCGGAACGTTCACGTTCTTGTGAGCCAGGTTATAGGCTGGCCGATCTGAAGCAGTCGTGATGCTTGTCACGTCAGCGCCGAATGTCCGGAGGTCGGCTACAATCCCGGCCTCTTCCTGACAGGCCTTGCCAGTTTTCGCCTAATGAAATCGACTTTTAGCTGTAGGGCGAGTAGCGGTTCTATTTTAGGGTGGTGTGGACGCGGCAATATCGTCACACCGACGTGATTTCAAAAGCTGTGTATGACACTTGGCCTTAACCGACTGCACAAGCCTGTTGTAGTATTAACCCCTATCCGCAGGTCATTTGAGCTGGTTGGGCCCATTGGGCCGAGAGCCGCTGCGGAACAGGGTCCTTCACTGCCACCAGCGCCAGACAGCGCGGCGGCATGGATTGGATGCCAAGGCAGGGAAAATTTACGGCTGGTCACGGCGGGCGTGGTGACGGGTCTCAACGATTAAAACATTTCGGATGTTGGCAATGCGCGCAAGAAACAAAAGAGACTTTGGACGGGAACGAGACACCGGGTTGACCCTGCCGGAAAGGCGGAGAGGGACAGTCTTCGGGCAGTCTCTGAAAGTTGCCCTGACAGCATCGGTGCTTGCCACCGGGTTCAGCGTCACGACAGTCGACACAGCCAGTGCGCAGAATTTCTTCCAGCGCCTGTTCAATCCGGAACAGCAGCGCCGTGCCCAGGAGCAGCAACGCCAGGAACAGCTGCGCCAGCAGGCGACCCGGGTAAAGGTTTCTGCGCCGCGCTATTTGAACTACACGGCGGACGCCTGGAAAAAGGTTTCTCTTGCCGAGCTGTCGGAGAAGAAGACGGCGGAAGTCCAGCCGTCTGAAACCGATGGAACGGATCTGGAAACCCAGTCGGCTCAGACCGATGCTCAACCGGTTGCCCCCCTGGTTCTGACGGCGTTTGATGAGGCCCGTCCAGCGCTCAAGGACATGACGCTGACCACATTGCCGGAAGTCGGCGAGGCGCTGATCGCCTATTATCGTGAGCATCCGGACTTCGTCTGGATCGAGGATGGCAAGGCCACCGTAAAAGCGGCTGAACTGCGTCGTGCATTGGCCGACGCAGCACAGTTCGCGCTCAACCCGGCTGACTATTTCGTGGCACTGCCGGCGACCGCCGGGCTTGAAGGTGAGGCACGCGACGCGGCCTTGATGCGATTTGAGATGGAACTGAGCGCGGCGGCCCTGACCTATGTTCTCGATGCCACCCGCGGCCGGGTCGATCCGAACCGGATTTCGCAATACCACGATCTGCCACGGCACGAAGTGGATCTCGTAGCTGCGCTGGAAATCCTGAACGGGTCCGGCAATGTCGGCGCAAACCTTGCCTCTCATCAGCCGCAAAATGCGCATTTCAAGGCGCTGAAGGAAGAACTTGCGCGTCTGCGGGCAGAAGACGAGGAAGCGGACCAGATCGTGATTGCGCCCGGCACGTTCCTGAAAGCCGGCAAGTCCAGCCCGGAGATGAAGAACATTGTCGCGGCGATTGCCAAGATCGCATCGGAAGAGCTGAAGACGACTCACGCCGAAACGCTTGCCGCCTATGTGGACGGTGAGGTTTACACGCCGGAACTGGTAGCCTTGGTGAAGTCCTTCCAGAAGGAAGCCAAGCTGACTCCGGACGGTATCGTTGGCAAGAACACCATCAAGGCCATGGTCGGTGAAACCAATGCTGCCAAGATCGCCAAGGTTGAACTTGCGATGGAGCGCAGCCGCTGGATTCCGGAAGAGCTCGGAGAGCGCAAGGTCTTCATCAACCAGGCAGCCTTCACCGCGACCTACAGCGCACCAGGCGAAGATCCGCTGCAGATGCGTGTGGTTGTCGGCAAGAAATCCAACCAGACCAACTTCTTCTACGACAAGATCGAGATCGTTGAATACAACCCCTATTGGGGCGTTCCTTATTCGATCATCGTCAATGAGATGCTGCCGAAACTGGCGCAGGATCCGAGTTACCTGGACCGTGCCGGCTATGAAGTGTCAACGCCAGGCGGACGCAAGGTGTCGTCTGCGTCGGTCAACTGGTACGCGGTTGCCAGCAAGCAGCAAAGCATCAATGTGCGCCAGTATCCCGGGCGCTCGAATGCCCTCGGTGAAGTCAAGATTCTCTTCCCGAACAAGCACCATATCTACATGCACGACACGCCGGCCAAGAGCCTTTTCAAGAAGGATGTCAGAGCGTTCAGTCACGGCTGCGTCCGGCTTCACGACCCGAAAGCGATGGCAGCCGCGGTGCTCGGTAAATCGAAAGATTATGTGACCTCGCGCATCGCCGCAGGCCAGAACGAGCAGGAGAAGGTAACCGGCGACATTCCGGTCTATGTGTCCTATTTCACAGCCTGGCCGGATCTGGACGGATCGATCGCCTTCTATTCCGATATCTACGATCGGGACCGGCATCTGCTGAAAGCGCTGGAGAAGACGGAAACCCTGCGCGCCAAGGCAAGGTCCTGACGCCAGCTGTCCCAAAAGGCATTCCAAAAGAAAACCGCCGGTCAGTGACCGGCGGTTTTTTGTCAGCTCTCGCCACCCAGGCAACTGCTTAGAGACGCTGCCAGACCTTTGAGAAGATTGGGATAAAGGTCCGGTCCGTTTTGCAGCTCGGTGCCAAGCGGGTCCAGCGTTCCAACGCGGGCATCGCTGCCTTCGATGACAACATCGACGAGCTTGGCATCGAATTGAGGTTCCTGGAACACGCAGGTTACGCCCAGGTCCTTGATCTGATGCCGGATCTGGTCGACGCGTTCGGCGCTTGTGAGCGCTTCCGGCGACAGGGTAATGGAACCGCTGGCTTCGACATCGAAATGATGTTCGAAATGGTGGTAGGCATCGTGAAACACGATAAACGCCTTGCCTGCTGCCGGTTCCAGGTCATGTTCCAGATCGTGCTCAAGCGCTTCGATCTGTTCCGAGAAGGCCTGTGCGTTTTTCTGGTATGTCGCCGCATTGTCCGGATCGACCTTGGACAGCGTTGCCGCCATTTGTGCGGCGATCGCAATGCCGTTATCCGGGTTCAACCAGATATGGGCGTCGCGTTCCCCTTCATGGTCATGGTCCGCTTCGGCATGCTTTTCATGATCATGATCATGATCATGATCATGATCGTCGTGACCAAGCTCGGCTTCGGCATGCTTGTCGTCGTCGTGCCCGTGGTCATCGTGGTCGGCATGTTTTTCATGATCGTGGTCGTCGTGACCATGCTCGGCTTCGGCATGCTTGTCGTCGTCATGCCCATGATCATCGTGGTCGGCATGTTCTTCATGATCGTCATGACCATGTTCAGCTTCCGCATGGTCGCCATGTCCATGGTCGTGATCATGGGCGTCGAAATTGGCGCCCTCCCGGATGCCGAGATGGGAAACACCGGGTGCATTGATCAATTCGACAATATCGGCGCTTGCCGCGAGGGAGGAGATCGGCTTTTCAAGCGACGCACTCAAGTCCGGACCGATCCAGAACACCACGTCGGCGTTTTGCAGCTGGGACGCTTGTGCTGGTTTCAACGCAAAGCCGTGCGGGGAGGCGGCGCCGTCTATCAGAATGACTGGTTCGCCAACGCCCTTCATCACGGCGGCGGCAATCGAGTGGACCGGCTTGATGGACGTGACAACAGAAGGTGCATCAGCGAGCGCGCTCGCGGACATGGCCAGAAGGGCACCACCGGCAGCTGACGCCATGAGGCTGGATTTCCTGCGACGGTTCAATGGACGAGAAAACGAGGAAGTCATGCGGATCATCCGTGAGTGTGTAATTTTATAACGCGTAATCCTATAACGTTACAAAATCGCCTGCGCAAGCAAAAGCGTCTTGCGTCGAAAAGGAGCGCACCGCCGCACTTGGATTGAGCAAACGCGCCGGGTAATCTGCTGCCATTGCACTCGGAACAGGATTCAAATGTTCGATATCAGGGACACTTCGGCCAATCACTTTCTGCGTCCTCTTCCGCCCAAGGCCGCCCAGTTGATCGTGACCATCTATGGAGACATCGTTGAGCCGCGCGGTGGTGTACTCTGGATCGGTGATCTGATTACTCTTTGCGCGGATTTCGGCGTCAACGAATCCCTCGTGCGGACCGCCGTGTCCCGGTTGGTGTCAAAGGGCCAGCTCAAGGGCGAGCGGGAAGGGCGGCGCAGTTTTTATGGCCTGACCGCTGCTGCCCGAAAGGAATACCACCTTGCGGCTGACCTGTTTTTCGGCCCGGCCGAGGCCGACTGCGACTGGATCCTCACATTGTGCACAAGCGCTGCCGAACAGTCCGAACTCCTTGGAAGCGGGTTCGTTCAAATCAGCGGCAACATGTTCATGGCCGCAAACCGGCCGGACCGGCCGCGTCTGGGATTGCCGTTTCGGGCAAGTGTGTTGGCAGACGACACGGAGAGCTTGAGAGAACTCGCCTTTCAGGCGTTTCGTCTGAAGGATCTAGCGCGGGACTATGCGTTGTTTTCAGAGACATTTTTGGACATGCAGCGCCTGGTGAGCAAAACCGTCCCACCGAAAACCGCGCTTCAATACCGGCTGGCTCTTGTCCATGCCTATCGCGACATAAAACTGCGCGATCCGAGATTGCCGAAGACGGTTCTGCCCGACGACTGGCCGGGCTTCGCCGCGAGAACCTTGTTTGCAGATCTTTACCGGCAACTGTCAGTGCCGGCCGATACCTTCATCGGGGAACATCTCTTCGACAGAAACGGTCCATTGCCCGTACAGCCTGACGCCGTCAGAAGGCGACTGGAAACCCTTTCCGCAACGTCCTGATCAGGTCAGATTTACCGATGTTGGTGGCGTTGGACTCAAAACATCACACAAAAAATCAAAAAGAAACTTTTTCTGTGACGTATTGTGCGCTACTCTCCTCGAAGGTTCACATGGCATGAGGAGGGGTCATGTACGCACAGATGGTGAAAACCGACGCGGACAAGGTCCGTGACATTTCGGAGATGTCCGCGGAAGAGCGGGCTTTTCAGGAGCGTATTGATCGCGGCGAGAAGATTGAGCCAACCGACTGGATGCCGGAAGGCTATCGCAAGACGCTCATTCGCCAGATCGGTCAGCACGCCCATTCGGAAATCGTCGGACAGCTGCCGGAGGGCAACTGGATCACGCGTGCGCCAACCCTTGAGCGCAAGGCCATTTTGCTGGCCAAGGTCCAGGACGAGGCCGGACATGGCCTATATCTCTATTGCGCGGCGGAGACGCTGGGGGTTAGCCGGGACGAGCTGATCGAGCTTCTTCATGCCGGCAAGATGAAATACTCCTCCATCTTCAACTACCCGACCCTGACCTGGGCCGATATCGGTGCTGTCGGTTGGCTGGTGGATGGTGCGGCGATCATGAACCAGGTGCCGCTGCAGCGCACGTCATTCGGGCCTTACTCCAGGGCGATGATCCGGATCTGCAAGGAAGAGAGCTTCCACCAGCGCCAGGGCTACGACATCATGATGAAGATGGCGAAAGGTTCTGAGGCGCAGCGCCGCA
This genomic interval from Labrenzia sp. VG12 contains the following:
- a CDS encoding single-stranded DNA-binding protein is translated as MAGSVNKVILVGNLGADPEIRRTQDGRPIANLRIATSESWRDRNSGERREKTEWHRVVIFNEGLCKVAESYLRKGSKVYLEGQLQTRKWQDQSGQDRYSTEVVLQGFNSNLTMLDGRGEGAGAGGGLPDYGNDSQGGGGGGFGGGSGGSFGGGGSGGGYGSGSSGGGYGGPSGGGGGPMDDEIPF
- a CDS encoding zinc ABC transporter substrate-binding protein, giving the protein MASAAGGALLAMSASALADAPSVVTSIKPVHSIAAAVMKGVGEPVILIDGAASPHGFALKPAQASQLQNADVVFWIGPDLSASLEKPISSLAASADIVELINAPGVSHLGIREGANFDAHDHDHGHGDHAEAEHGHDDHEEHADHDDHGHDDDKHAEAEHGHDDHDHEKHADHDDHGHDDDKHAEAELGHDDHDHDHDHDHEKHAEADHDHEGERDAHIWLNPDNGIAIAAQMAATLSKVDPDNAATYQKNAQAFSEQIEALEHDLEHDLEPAAGKAFIVFHDAYHHFEHHFDVEASGSITLSPEALTSAERVDQIRHQIKDLGVTCVFQEPQFDAKLVDVVIEGSDARVGTLDPLGTELQNGPDLYPNLLKGLAASLSSCLGGES
- the trmFO gene encoding methylenetetrahydrofolate--tRNA-(uracil(54)-C(5))-methyltransferase (FADH(2)-oxidizing) TrmFO; the protein is MSPIHVIGGGLAGSEAAWQIAQAGLDVVLHEMRPVRKTDAHQTDGLAELVCSNSFRSDDSEQNAVGLIHHELRQLGSLIMACADAHQVPAGSALAVDRDGFSDAVTKALEDHPRVTIDRQEIAGLPPADWDKVIIATGPLTSPALSQAVLEKSGEDALAFFDAIAPIVHFDSVDLSKAWFQSRYDKVGPGGTGKDYLNCPMDKDQYEAFIDALLTGDTADFKEWEGTPYFDGCLPIEVMAARGRETLRHGPMKPMGLTNAHNPDVKAYAVVQLRQDNALGTLYNMVGFQTKLKYGAQADIFRMIPGLENAQFARLGGLHRNTFLNSPKVLDGSLQLKAAPRLRFAGQITGCEGYVESASVGCLAGLFSVMEANGREIIAPPETTAMGALLGHITGGHISRDDGAGKPSSFQPMNVNFGLFPPVEAPTKDETGKRLKGKDKARAKKLAMTSRAKTDFAVWQSKLGLKKEAAE
- the uvrA gene encoding excinuclease ABC subunit UvrA, whose product is MTTSKGAKPDDSWKNDPTKMLSIRGAREHNLKGVDLDLPRNKLIVMTGLSGSGKSSLAFDTIYAEGQRRYVESLSAYARQFLEMMQKPDVDQIDGLSPAISIEQKTTSRNPRSTVGTVTEIYDYMRLLFARVGIPYSPATGLPIVSQTVSQMVDRVLALDEGARLYLLAPMVRGRKGEYRKELAELMKKGFQRVKIDGTFYEIADAPALDKKFKHDIDVVVDRLVVRDDIAGRLADSLETALKLADGIAIAEFADKTDENGDPERLIFSEKFACPVSGFTIAEIEPRLFSFNNPFGACPTCDGLGTTLAFEEDLVVPDHSLSLREGAVLPWAKTGSTSPYYAQTLEALCSHFDVSMATPWKDLPAEVQDAILHGTGKTAIEFVYDDGVRSYRTEKTFEGVIGNIERRWRETESTWVREELARFQSDHACPACNGFRLKPEALAVKIAGKHIGEVTEYSIRQASDWFETLPGQLNEKQTEIAGRILKEIRERLKFLNDVGLEYLTLSRASGTLSGGESQRIRLASQIGSGLTGVLYVLDEPSIGLHQRDNARLLETLKHLRDLGNTVIVVEHDEDAVLTADYVVDVGPGAGVHGGEVVAKGTPAEVMANPASLTGQYLSGAMMISRADERRKINKKRQISVRGARGNNLKDLDVDVPLSTFTCVTGVSGGGKSTFLVDTLYKAAARRLNGARDNPAPHDRIEGLEVLDKVIDIDQSPIGRTPRSNPATYTGAFTPIREWFAGMPEAKARGYQPGRFSFNVKGGRCEACQGDGVIKIEMHFLPDVYVTCDVCKGKRYNRETLEVEFKGKSIADVLDMTVEEAAEFFSAVPSVRDKMETLARVGLGYIKVGQQATTLSGGEAQRVKLAKELSKRSTGRTLYILDEPTTGLHFHDVAKLLDVLHELVDQGNTVLVIEHNLEVIKTADWIIDLGPEGGDGGGTVVAAGRPEDVAEVQASYTGQFLQELLQRRPQRAPDAAE
- a CDS encoding DUF1127 domain-containing protein, coding for MFDTVRQRYNNWVSYRRAVDELSRLSQRELADLGISRSDIKFVARRHNG
- a CDS encoding murein L,D-transpeptidase produces the protein MRARNKRDFGRERDTGLTLPERRRGTVFGQSLKVALTASVLATGFSVTTVDTASAQNFFQRLFNPEQQRRAQEQQRQEQLRQQATRVKVSAPRYLNYTADAWKKVSLAELSEKKTAEVQPSETDGTDLETQSAQTDAQPVAPLVLTAFDEARPALKDMTLTTLPEVGEALIAYYREHPDFVWIEDGKATVKAAELRRALADAAQFALNPADYFVALPATAGLEGEARDAALMRFEMELSAAALTYVLDATRGRVDPNRISQYHDLPRHEVDLVAALEILNGSGNVGANLASHQPQNAHFKALKEELARLRAEDEEADQIVIAPGTFLKAGKSSPEMKNIVAAIAKIASEELKTTHAETLAAYVDGEVYTPELVALVKSFQKEAKLTPDGIVGKNTIKAMVGETNAAKIAKVELAMERSRWIPEELGERKVFINQAAFTATYSAPGEDPLQMRVVVGKKSNQTNFFYDKIEIVEYNPYWGVPYSIIVNEMLPKLAQDPSYLDRAGYEVSTPGGRKVSSASVNWYAVASKQQSINVRQYPGRSNALGEVKILFPNKHHIYMHDTPAKSLFKKDVRAFSHGCVRLHDPKAMAAAVLGKSKDYVTSRIAAGQNEQEKVTGDIPVYVSYFTAWPDLDGSIAFYSDIYDRDRHLLKALEKTETLRAKARS
- a CDS encoding DUF1127 domain-containing protein produces the protein MIDTVVRKFNNWKRFRQTYDELSNLSNRELNDLGIARGDIAHYARQSAK